The proteins below are encoded in one region of Hordeum vulgare subsp. vulgare chromosome 3H, MorexV3_pseudomolecules_assembly, whole genome shotgun sequence:
- the LOC123444999 gene encoding WRKY transcription factor WRKY24-like, whose protein sequence is MTTSSSGSVETSANSRPGSFSFGSASFTEMLGGSAAAGGASGYKALTPPSLPLSPSLMSPSSFFSMPAGMNLADFLDSPVLLTSSIFPSPTTGAFGTQFNWRPEAPAPGAAEQGANKEEQRQPYSDFSFQTAPANSDEAARATTTSFQQPPVPVASQGEEAYTGQQPQQQAWGYGQQAAGANPASFSAPALPATSSETAPAGVYRQTHSQRRSSDDGYNWRKYGQKQVKGSENPRSYYKCTFPNCPTKKKVETSLEGQITEIVYKGTHNHAKPLNTRRGSGGGAAAAQVLQSGGDASENSFGAMVTTPENSSASFGDDENAVSSPRAGGDNDDDEPDSKRRKDGGDGEGINMAGNRTVREPRVVVQTMSDIDILDDGYRWRKYGQKVVKGNPNPRSYYKCTTVGCPVRKHVERASHDLRAVITTYEGKHNHDVPAARGSAALYRPAPRAADSTASTGHYLNPQPSAMAYQTGTGGPNVAAAGTQQYAPRPDGFGGQNQGFSGPGFNGGFGFSGPGFDNPTASYMSQHQQQQRQNDAMHASSAKEELREEDMFFQNSQY, encoded by the exons ATGACCACCTCGTCGTCAGGGAGCGTGGAGACGTCTGCCAACTCGAGgccgggctccttctccttcggcaGCGCGAGCTTCACGGAAATGCTGGGCGGCTCCGCCGCGGCCGGCGGCGCGTCCGGGTACAAGGCCCTGACCCCGCCTTCGCTGCCGCTCTCGCCTTCGCTCATGTCGCCGTCGTCCTTCTTCAGCATGCCCGCCGGCATGAACCTGGCCGACTTCCTCGACTCGCCGGTGCTCCTCACCTCCAGT ATCTTCCCCTCACCCACGACGGGCGCGTTCGGGACGCAGTTCAACTGGCGGCCGGAGGCGCCGGCGCCGGGCGCCGCCGAGCAGGGTGCCAACAAGGAGGAGCAGAGGCAGCCGTACTCCGACTTCTCGTTCCAGACGGCGCCTGCGAACAGCGATGAGGCCGCGCGTGCGACGACCACCAGCTTCCAACAGCCACCGGTTCCCGTGGCGTCACAG GGAGAGGAAGCGTACACAGGCCAGCAGCCGCAGCAGCAGGCATGGGGTTACGGCCAGCAGGCTGCGGGAGCCAACCCGGCGAGCTTCAGCGCGCCGGCGCTCCCGGCGACCTCGTCGGAGACGGCGCCTGCGGGCGTGTACAGGCAGACGCACTCGCAGAGGCGGTCGTCGGACGACGGGTACAACTGGCGCAAGTACGGGCAGAAGCAGGTGAAGGGGAGCGAGAACCCGCGCAGCTACTACAAGTGCACCTTCCCCAACTGCCCCaccaagaagaaggtggagacgtCGCTGGAGGGCCAGATCACCGAGATCGTCTACAAGGGCACGCACAACCACGCCAAGCCGCTCAACACGCGCAGGGgctccggcggcggcgcggcggcggcccAGGTGCTGCAGAGCGGCGGCGACGCGTCCGAGAACTCCTTCGGGGCGATGGTCACCACGCCCGAGAACTCCTCGGCGTCCTTCGGGGACGACGAGAACGCCGTGAGCTCGCCGCGGGCtggcggcgacaacgacgacgatgagccGGATTCCAAGAG GAGGAAAGACGGTGGTGACGGCGAGGGGATCAACATGGCCGGCAACCGGACGGTGCGGGAGCCGAGGGTGGTCGTCCAGACCATGAGCGACATCGACATCCTCGACGACGGCTACCGGTGGAGGAAGTACGGGCAGAAGGTGGTGAAGGGCAACCCGAACCCGCGGAGCTACTACAAGTGCACCACGGTGGGGTGCCCCGTGCGGAAGCACGTGGAGCGCGCGTCCCACGACCTGCGCGCCGTGATCACCACGTACGAGGGCAAGCACAACCACGACGTGCCCGCCGCCAGGGGGAGCGCCGCGCTCTACCGCCCCGCGCCCCGGGCGGCGGACAGCACCGCGAGCACCGGCCACTACCTTAACCCGCAGCCGTCCGCCATGGCGTACCAAACCGGCACGGGCGGCCCGAACGTCGCCGCCGCCGGGACGCAGCAGTACGCCCCGAGGCCCGACGGGTTCGGCGGCCAGAACCAGGGCTTCTCCGGGCCCGGGTTCAACGGCGGCTTCGGCTTCTCCGGGCCCGGGTTCGATAACCCGACGGCGTCGTACATGAgccagcaccagcagcagcagaggCAGAACGACGCGATGCACGCGTCGAGCGCCAAGGAGGAGCTGAGGGAGGAGGACATGTTCTTCCAGAACTCCCAGTACTGA